The DNA segment TCGGGGTGGACGGAACGTTCACTCTGCTTGCGCTTGCGTTCGGGCTGGTCAGTGCGGTGGGGGTGTTCCTGTGGCGGCGGCGTGGGGGTGTGCCGTTGGTGGTTGCGCTGGCGGTCGGGGGGTTTCTCGGGTCGTTGCTGGCCTGGCGGGTCGGGGTGTGGCTCGGGCCCACCGAGAATGTGATCGCTCACGCGAAGGATGTGGGCAAGGGGGTTACGTTTTCGGCGCCGTTGAAGTTGGGGGCGAAGGGGTGTGGCTGGCGTGGCCTCTTGCCGCGTTGGTGGTGCACCTTGGGCTGACGGCGTTGTTCGGGCCGCGCGATGCGGAGCCGTATCAGGGGCCAGGGCCCTCTGAGGGGCATCAGCAGGCGGGGCCGTATGGGGTGCCGCCGGCGTAGGGCTTGTCGGGTTCGGGTTGGTGGCACGCCGGGTGGGTTTCGCCCCCGCCGCCCCTACCCTTCCCGTCCTCCAGGGGCGCTGCCCCTTCGGACCCCGGCCCTGGGGGCTGCCGCCCCCAGACCCCCGCTATCGGCCCTGAACGGGCCTCGTCCTCAAACGCCGGACAGGCTGAAATGCCTGGACCGGCGTCGAGAGGCGAAGGCCCCCTTACAGAGCCCGCCCCTACGCCGGGCGGCGCCCATGGTTCGAGCGGCCCTTCTTGGTGCGCCACTTGCGTTTCCGGGTTTTCTTCGACATGTCTCTCGTAATTAACCGAGGAGTCCGGGTTCGTCGAGGGGTCACGCACGTCCGATGGGGGCCAGGGTCGCGTTCGTGAGGGTGGTCAGGTCGGTGGGGGAGAGTTCGACCTCCAGGCCGCGGCGGCCCGCCGAGATGCAGATCGTGGGGTGGGCGGAGGCCGAGGCGTCCAGGACCGTGGGGAGTCTCTTGCGCTGGCCGAGGGGGGAGATGCCGCCCCGGACGTAGCCCGTGGTGCGTTCCGCCAGGGCCGGGTCGGCCATCGCGGCGCGCTTGCCGCCGACCGCCGCTGCCAGGGCCTTGAGGTCCAGTTGGCCGGCGACCGGGACCACGGCCACGGTGAGGTTGCCGTCCACGTCCGCGACCAGCGTCTTGAAGACCCTGTCGGGGGACACGCCCATCGCCTCGGCGGCCTCGTCGCCGTAGGAGGGGTGGGAGGGGTCGTGGTCGTAGGAGTGGGTCGTGTAGTCGATGCCCGCCGCGGTCAGGGCCACGGTCGCCGGTGTGCCGCCCGACTGCTGCTGCTTCTTGGACTTCTTCGCCATGTCGTTCCGCTCAGTTCCTGCTCAGTTGAGACTCGTCGGGCCGCGCGTCAGGTCCGATGCCGGCAGGGACGGCAGCGTACGGATGATCGAGGTCTCGGCGCGAAGGAGTTTCAGCTCGTCGCGCAGGCGGGACGCGGTGTCGGCGGACTGGAGCAGGCGTTGCTTCGTCGGGGTGTCCAGCATCATCGCGGCCGCCACCAGGTAGGAGACGACCGAGGGCTGGTCAGGGAGGTCGGCCGTGGTGGAGAGGGAGCGTTCGCGGGCGCCCGCCAGGCGCTTCTGGTACTGGCGGAACGCGCGCAGGACGCCTTCGGCCAGGGCGCCTGCCTCCTCGCCCGGCTCGTCGGGCAGTTCTTCCAGTTCCGCCGTCAGGAAGGGCCCCGACGCGTCCACCGACAGCAGCCGCACCCTTGTCGTGCCCGTCGCCAGCACCTCGAAGGTGCCGTCGGCCCGCTCCCGGATCGTCGCCGCGTCCGCCACACATCCCACCCCGTGGAACGCCTTGACCGGGTCCGGGCCGAAGCCGGCCGCCGGGCCGCGGTCGGGCAGCGCCGTGGGGTCCGGCATGCCGGGGGCGCTCTGGGCGACCTCGTGGCCGTCGCGGATCGCCACGACGGCGAAACGGCGCGCTTCCTCCTCGGGGGTCTTGAGGAGGTCACGCATCATGGCGCGATAGCGCTCCTCGAAGACGTTGAGCGGGAGCACGAGACCCGGGAACAGCACCGAGTTCAGGGGGAAGAGCGGAAGGCGGACGGTCACGGCGCCAAAGCCTAGTGGTCGCCGGGGTGAACGCGTCCGGCGAGCCCACCTGGTGGATGTCCGCCGCGGGCACCGCGAGCCTGTGCGGAGGCGGCTGCCCGTCGCCGCACCTCGTCGCGCACTTCCAGGAACCGGCCCAGCGGATCGTCCGAGAACCGGCTCCAGGGGAAGGAGGTGGCGTACGGGCCGATCAGACGTAGCTGCTCCAGGGCGTCCTCCCAGCGGCCCAGCCGTGCCAGGACGCACGTCAGCTTGTTGCGGGTCGCGGCCGGCCAGAGGTCGGCCGCCGGGAACCGGGCGGAGAGCGCGATGGCCCGGTCGGCCGCCGCGTCCAGCCGCTCCGGCGGCACCCCCGGACCGCAGCCGTCGTTCAGGTACGCGAGGACGGCCCGGGTCGGCAGGGCCTGCACCAGGGACGCGGCCGGGGCGTCCTGTGCGGCCCGGTCGGCGAAGTCGAGGCACTCACGGTGGGAGCCGTGCCAGGACGAGGCCAGATAGCGCAGGGCGGCCACATGGCAGCCGTAATGGAGCGGGGCGCGGCGCAGGGCCGCCTCCCACAGCTCCCCGAAGTAGGTGTGCCCGGCGCGTGAGCCGCGCGCGTGGTCCAGAGCGAGCCGCCAGGGCACCGGGTCGCGGTCGTCGGCGCGGGCGGCGGCGGTGATCAGCGGGCTCACCCCTCGTAGCAGTTCGGCGCGGGCCGGTGACTGCCAGGCGTGGTCCACGGCGACCTGGGCCCTGACCAGCAGGACGTCCGGATCGTGCGGGGCGGCGGCGTACCAGGCCCCCAGCCACTCGGGCCGCGAGCGCGCGAAGGCGGCCAGGCGCAGCGCGTATCCGTCGCGGTAGTCCCACTGCGCCTCGTGCCGCGTGGCGGCGAGCAGCTCGGCAGCGGTCTCGTACGCGCCCTGCCCGGCCGCGACCAGCGCGGGTCCGAGGCGGTCGTCAGGCGCGTCGAGGAGCACCTCGTCGTCGATGGGGAGACCGACGCCGGGGTGTTCTACGGTCCTTGTCGTCCGGGACGCACGGCCGAACGGGGGCAGCAGAGCCATGGTGTCGACCATTGAAGGACCGCTGGTCACGCCCGCGCCAGAGGGAACGGGCAAGACGTGGAAAGTTGTACGCCGTCAGGTCAAGAACAGGTAAAGGTCCACTGTTCAACAACTGTCCGACATCTATATATTCGGCTCTGCAGTCACAACATCCTCATCGGCCTCAGCAGCCTCAGCTCCGGCGCAGCATCCGTGTCGCCCCCGCTGCCACCGTCGTCGCCAGGATCCAGCCCAGCAGGATCATCGCCGCGGCCAGCCACTGCCAGGCGCCGCTCAGCTGCCAGAACCCGACCTGGCCGAGGTCGATCACCGGAAGCAGCAGGTCGAGGGCGAAAAGGGTCGGGTTCCAGGCCGGATGCTCGCCGCCCTTGAGCGGCGGTGGGTCGGCGTACGTGAAGGCCACCGAACTCGCCGCCCAGAGCACGGCCATCCACACCGCCGCCCGGCCCGGCCGATAGCCGTACGCGACCATCCAGTCCTGCGCGTATCCCACGAGCTTGGCCGCGGGCGGCAGGGTCTCGCGGCGGCGGCGCTGCTTGGCGAGGAGCACCTCGCGCGCGTCCTCGTCCTCGCCGCCGGCCCGCAGCACGGTGGCCAGCCGCTCATACGGCTCCGGGTTGTACTCGGCGGTCGCGGCGGTCACCCACTCCAGCCGCCGCTCCAGCGGGAACGGGCCGCGCGGCACCAGGTTCTCGTACTGGAAGCCGCCCATGTGCAGCCGGCCGGGGCCCGGCCAGGCGTCGGCCCGGTCCATCAGGTTGACGACCCGCGCCCCGGACAGCACCACACCGCCGCGCTCCGCCCGCTCGCCGAGGAAGCGCAGCTCGGGCGTCTGGATACGGCGCAGCGACAGCTCCTGCTCGTCGGTGAAGGTGAACCGGGCCCGCTCCAGGTCGACCGCGTCCCCGAACCGTCCGTCGTCGAGCCGCACCCCGCCCTGGCACTCGAACCGCTGGATGCGCGTCCCACGCGCGGGAGTGCGGCCGCTCAGCAGCGGGCTGCCGACGCCCGCCGGAGTCAGGTACAGCGTGCGCCCGACGGTCAGCTGGGGGGCGTTCAGTGCGAGCCGGGTGTACGGGTTGACCAGCCGCGCGCCCCGCAGGCTCAGCGACACGCCGATGCTGGCGCCGCGCAGACTCAGCTCACCGTGCGACTCCAGCATCTCGGCCTGGAGGTCCTGGCCGACGCTGATGCCGTCCGCGCCGATCGAGCGGCCACTGCGGTCGCGGTAGACGATCGCCTGGTTGAGCAGCAGATCCGTGCCGATGTGGGCGTCGGTGAGCCGTACGCCGTTGTGGAAGCGGCAGCGCGGCAGATGCAGGTCGCCCTCGGTGTTCACGCGGGCGGCCTCCAGCCGCGGCACCGCGCAGTCCACCAGCCGCAGGGTCGTGAAGCGGGCCTCCGGCAGCAGGATCTCCCGGTCGAAGCGGCAGCGGCGCATCTCGACGTACGGGTCCACCGTGCCGCCCGCCAGGTCC comes from the Streptomyces sp. NBC_00443 genome and includes:
- the ybaK gene encoding Cys-tRNA(Pro) deacylase → MAKKSKKQQQSGGTPATVALTAAGIDYTTHSYDHDPSHPSYGDEAAEAMGVSPDRVFKTLVADVDGNLTVAVVPVAGQLDLKALAAAVGGKRAAMADPALAERTTGYVRGGISPLGQRKRLPTVLDASASAHPTICISAGRRGLEVELSPTDLTTLTNATLAPIGRA
- a CDS encoding LON peptidase substrate-binding domain-containing protein, with protein sequence MTVRLPLFPLNSVLFPGLVLPLNVFEERYRAMMRDLLKTPEEEARRFAVVAIRDGHEVAQSAPGMPDPTALPDRGPAAGFGPDPVKAFHGVGCVADAATIRERADGTFEVLATGTTRVRLLSVDASGPFLTAELEELPDEPGEEAGALAEGVLRAFRQYQKRLAGARERSLSTTADLPDQPSVVSYLVAAAMMLDTPTKQRLLQSADTASRLRDELKLLRAETSIIRTLPSLPASDLTRGPTSLN
- a CDS encoding oxidoreductase, encoding MTEGAGLRDGDLPDDLPNDLTAAELGMWQAFRNGSVYDLSSGDTVVDDPHGGHPWGDERTVRARIVCWLLLDGPPALAGRVSALKLVGVRISGTMDLAGGTVDPYVEMRRCRFDREILLPEARFTTLRLVDCAVPRLEAARVNTEGDLHLPRCRFHNGVRLTDAHIGTDLLLNQAIVYRDRSGRSIGADGISVGQDLQAEMLESHGELSLRGASIGVSLSLRGARLVNPYTRLALNAPQLTVGRTLYLTPAGVGSPLLSGRTPARGTRIQRFECQGGVRLDDGRFGDAVDLERARFTFTDEQELSLRRIQTPELRFLGERAERGGVVLSGARVVNLMDRADAWPGPGRLHMGGFQYENLVPRGPFPLERRLEWVTAATAEYNPEPYERLATVLRAGGEDEDAREVLLAKQRRRRETLPPAAKLVGYAQDWMVAYGYRPGRAAVWMAVLWAASSVAFTYADPPPLKGGEHPAWNPTLFALDLLLPVIDLGQVGFWQLSGAWQWLAAAMILLGWILATTVAAGATRMLRRS